From Solidesulfovibrio carbinoliphilus subsp. oakridgensis, the proteins below share one genomic window:
- a CDS encoding ExeA family protein, which yields MSYYKALGLLREPFSNSPDPDLLYRARTHLECLQHMEIAVRLRRGLNVVLGEVGTGKTTLGRELARLLAEDGSVEVHFLDDPYQPTPLDFLKALSRLFGLDGGEAADDAGLLRETLKAGLSARGEGDRIVALIVDEGQKMTPECLELLRELLNVETNTHKLLQIVIFAQTEFEDVLAARPNLDDRVNFRYRLLPLDRGETRRMIETRLALCTPDGLVPPVFTPLALRRIHRLTRGYPRKIVRLCHLSMLLAVGFGKPRIGWGLVGRAARQSRGGARAWLRPAAVAGTLGAAALAGLLFHGPGLPGARQTALGLLLRATAALEGGSAASLAPKASLPVASFLQEPAGTPQAPEETAPGMDGVSVDGSWEEAEVAEPAATGQTAESVPAARAAEADVAARPEPASERAEAAPATPGQRFTAWALRAETVPRPAAAASRRPAPDAAAAVPAETAGPSRATAPLSRQGLGAALDLATAAFPPDAPEQVIVIAAEGAGNAAAADARPAEAAPETLGTCVVRPGWTVSRLANKLYGNGGRQVLAQLAKANPGLDFERVRAGDAVVYPALAAKAPPAGSYLVKVAGVADLEEGFASIAKWKEKFGLALSLYCTGHPGAGLRVEVVLPALFPNRDAAGEALAALPAELAGQAALVGGYPAGTTFYTDLGEGKVRRTGKAPVPARQVAERRPTPFVAPFQPQVP from the coding sequence ATGAGCTATTATAAGGCCCTTGGACTGTTGCGGGAGCCGTTTTCCAATTCGCCGGACCCGGACCTTCTCTACCGGGCCAGGACCCACCTGGAGTGCCTGCAGCACATGGAGATCGCGGTGCGCCTGCGCCGCGGCCTCAATGTCGTCCTTGGCGAGGTGGGCACGGGCAAGACCACCCTTGGCCGCGAACTGGCCCGCCTGCTGGCCGAGGACGGGAGCGTCGAGGTCCATTTCCTGGACGATCCCTACCAGCCCACGCCGCTTGATTTCCTAAAGGCCCTGTCCCGACTTTTCGGGCTCGACGGCGGCGAGGCCGCGGACGACGCCGGTCTTTTGCGCGAGACGCTCAAGGCCGGGCTTTCGGCCCGGGGCGAGGGGGACCGCATCGTGGCCCTGATCGTGGACGAGGGGCAAAAGATGACGCCCGAGTGCCTGGAGCTTTTGCGCGAACTCTTAAACGTCGAGACCAACACCCACAAGCTCCTGCAGATCGTAATCTTCGCCCAGACCGAGTTCGAGGACGTGCTGGCCGCCCGGCCCAACCTCGACGACCGGGTGAACTTCCGCTACCGCCTCCTGCCGCTCGACCGCGGGGAGACCCGACGCATGATCGAGACCCGTCTGGCCCTTTGCACGCCAGACGGGCTCGTCCCACCCGTCTTCACCCCCCTGGCCCTGCGCCGCATCCACCGGCTGACCCGGGGCTACCCGCGAAAGATCGTGCGCCTTTGCCACCTGTCCATGCTGCTGGCCGTGGGTTTCGGCAAACCCCGCATCGGCTGGGGCCTGGTCGGCCGGGCGGCCCGGCAGTCGCGCGGCGGGGCCCGGGCCTGGCTGCGTCCGGCGGCCGTGGCCGGGACCCTGGGCGCGGCGGCCCTGGCCGGCCTGCTTTTCCACGGCCCCGGCCTGCCCGGGGCGCGACAGACGGCCCTTGGCCTTTTGCTCCGGGCCACGGCCGCCCTCGAAGGCGGTTCGGCCGCTTCCCTGGCGCCCAAGGCGTCGCTTCCGGTTGCGTCCTTCCTCCAGGAGCCGGCCGGGACTCCCCAGGCGCCCGAGGAAACCGCGCCAGGCATGGACGGGGTCTCCGTGGACGGCTCCTGGGAGGAGGCGGAGGTGGCCGAGCCCGCCGCGACGGGCCAGACGGCCGAGAGCGTTCCGGCGGCCCGGGCAGCCGAAGCGGACGTGGCGGCCCGGCCGGAGCCGGCGTCGGAAAGGGCCGAGGCCGCGCCGGCCACGCCCGGGCAGCGGTTCACGGCTTGGGCCCTGCGAGCCGAGACCGTGCCCCGTCCGGCGGCTGCGGCCTCCCGCCGGCCGGCTCCGGACGCCGCCGCCGCCGTCCCGGCCGAAACGGCCGGCCCGTCCCGGGCCACGGCCCCCTTGTCCCGGCAGGGGCTCGGCGCGGCCCTGGACCTGGCCACGGCCGCCTTCCCGCCCGACGCTCCCGAGCAGGTCATCGTCATCGCCGCCGAAGGGGCCGGCAACGCCGCAGCGGCCGACGCCCGGCCGGCCGAGGCAGCGCCCGAAACCCTCGGCACCTGCGTGGTGCGCCCCGGCTGGACCGTCAGCCGGCTGGCCAACAAACTCTACGGCAACGGCGGCCGGCAGGTGCTCGCCCAGCTGGCCAAGGCCAATCCCGGACTCGACTTCGAGCGGGTGCGGGCCGGCGACGCCGTCGTCTACCCGGCCCTGGCGGCCAAGGCCCCGCCGGCCGGCTCCTATCTGGTCAAGGTGGCCGGGGTCGCGGACCTGGAAGAGGGTTTCGCCTCCATCGCCAAATGGAAGGAAAAGTTCGGGCTGGCCCTTTCCCTCTACTGCACCGGCCACCCTGGCGCCGGCCTTCGCGTCGAGGTGGTGCTGCCGGCCCTTTTCCCGAACCGGGACGCGGCCGGGGAGGCCCTGGCCGCGCTGCCGGCCGAACTGGCCGGCCAGGCCGCCCTCGTCGGGGGCTACCCGGCCGGCACGACCTTTTACACGGACCTCGGCGAGGGCAAGGTCAGGCGGACGGGCAAGGCCCCGGTCCCGGCCCGGCAGGTGGCGGAACGGCGGCCCACGCCGTTTGTGGCCCCGTTCCAGCCCCAGGTGCCCTGA
- a CDS encoding secretin N-terminal domain-containing protein: protein MGARGWMKKGGTCLLAVSLAAAGCVKKPQKDAFIEHWDVQAQKSEGFSPNPHPRKVEFSRAAITARPEEKAEAKPARALPKQKVTLRMYDTDLVAVVRAMARAANQNVVLSSSIPGSTGAGQEKGLKVNVNVVEAPWDETFTSLLSSNGLAYSVEGDIIRVLTLADMEQQQKLKEAKNRMAAESVRAKELEPYATARVEINYAELSKIYATLSSMCGSASTAMPGGQENKQGAQPGQTLRDITPTSATDDTIKIHGAGGPRRPGQLNCSVVPDQHSNSIIIQAPQADAEKLVALIEQLDKPRPQVKLKAFIVQTDRDTAQQLGVQWGGLLKNSNFQLSPAQAGTIASTTTSGSTGANNGSTTTTGGTAGTTMASTTTAANGGNASTTTTNNMTPIFGGGTSGQGFAINNPANLTSAATGLGAAGTGLNFLFGKIGENVLEAQLTALAEENKIKILSSPTITTMENLSAFVENGKDIPYVSTSQNGTNVQFAHATLKLEMLPHVVDGSNLRMKIVVKDDQVDPNQGNWVQGNPPIYKRETQSNLVVEDGDTIVISGLTRDTVTDANSGVPFLRDIPGLGWAFKAKSSDIHREEMLIFITPVILQEKPVAPVPPVAGVIEPPVAMAAASRP from the coding sequence ATGGGTGCGAGAGGGTGGATGAAAAAGGGCGGGACGTGCCTTTTGGCCGTCAGTCTGGCGGCGGCGGGGTGCGTGAAAAAGCCCCAGAAGGATGCCTTCATCGAGCACTGGGATGTCCAGGCCCAGAAATCGGAAGGCTTCTCGCCCAATCCCCATCCGCGCAAGGTGGAATTTTCCAGGGCCGCCATCACCGCCAGGCCGGAGGAAAAGGCCGAGGCCAAGCCGGCCCGGGCCCTGCCCAAGCAGAAGGTGACGCTTCGGATGTACGACACCGACCTCGTGGCCGTGGTCCGGGCCATGGCCCGGGCCGCCAACCAGAACGTGGTCCTGTCCTCCTCCATCCCGGGATCGACCGGGGCCGGCCAGGAAAAGGGGCTCAAGGTCAACGTCAATGTGGTGGAAGCCCCCTGGGACGAGACGTTCACGAGCCTTTTGTCGTCAAACGGGCTGGCCTATTCCGTGGAAGGCGACATCATCCGGGTCCTGACCCTGGCCGACATGGAGCAGCAGCAAAAGCTCAAGGAAGCCAAGAACAGGATGGCGGCCGAATCGGTCCGGGCCAAGGAACTCGAACCCTATGCCACGGCCCGGGTCGAGATCAATTACGCGGAGCTCTCCAAGATCTACGCCACGCTGTCGAGCATGTGCGGGTCCGCGTCCACGGCCATGCCGGGCGGACAGGAGAACAAGCAGGGGGCCCAGCCCGGCCAGACGCTCCGGGACATCACGCCGACCAGCGCCACGGACGACACCATAAAGATCCACGGCGCGGGCGGGCCGCGCCGGCCAGGCCAGCTCAACTGCTCGGTGGTGCCGGACCAGCACAGCAATTCCATCATCATCCAGGCCCCCCAGGCCGACGCCGAAAAGCTGGTGGCCCTGATCGAGCAGCTCGACAAGCCGCGTCCCCAGGTCAAGCTCAAGGCCTTCATCGTCCAGACCGACCGGGACACGGCCCAGCAGCTCGGCGTGCAGTGGGGCGGGCTGCTGAAAAACTCCAATTTCCAGCTGTCGCCGGCCCAGGCCGGAACCATCGCCTCCACCACCACCTCGGGCTCGACCGGGGCCAACAACGGCAGCACGACCACCACCGGCGGCACGGCCGGCACCACCATGGCCTCGACGACCACGGCCGCCAACGGCGGCAACGCCAGCACGACCACCACCAACAACATGACGCCCATTTTCGGCGGCGGCACCTCGGGCCAGGGGTTCGCCATCAACAATCCGGCCAACCTGACCTCGGCCGCCACGGGCCTTGGCGCGGCCGGCACCGGACTCAATTTCCTTTTCGGCAAGATCGGCGAAAACGTGCTCGAAGCGCAGCTGACGGCCCTGGCCGAGGAGAACAAGATCAAGATCCTTTCGAGCCCGACCATCACCACCATGGAAAACCTGTCGGCCTTTGTGGAGAACGGCAAGGACATCCCCTACGTCTCCACCTCGCAAAACGGCACCAACGTCCAGTTCGCCCACGCCACCCTGAAGCTCGAAATGCTGCCCCACGTGGTGGACGGCAGCAACCTGCGCATGAAGATCGTGGTGAAAGACGACCAGGTCGATCCCAACCAGGGCAACTGGGTCCAGGGCAACCCGCCCATCTACAAGCGCGAGACCCAGTCCAACCTGGTGGTCGAGGACGGGGACACCATCGTCATCTCCGGACTCACCCGCGACACCGTGACCGACGCCAACTCCGGGGTGCCCTTCCTGCGCGACATCCCGGGGCTCGGCTGGGCGTTTAAGGCCAAAAGTTCCGACATCCACCGGGAAGAGATGCTCATCTTCATCACCCCGGTCATTTTGCAGGAAAAACCCGTCGCGCCCGTGCCGCCGGTGGCCGGCGTCATCGAGCCGCCCGTGGCCATGGCCGCTGCCTCGCGGCCGTAA
- a CDS encoding helix-turn-helix domain-containing protein produces MQEKQGEVKETYTVQEVARLLKCSDQTVRKFIRGRTLRGVKVGRGWRISHDEVVRLTRLQG; encoded by the coding sequence ATGCAGGAGAAGCAAGGAGAGGTCAAGGAGACCTACACGGTCCAGGAAGTGGCCCGGCTGCTCAAGTGCAGCGACCAGACGGTGCGCAAGTTCATCCGGGGCCGGACCCTTCGCGGGGTCAAGGTCGGACGGGGCTGGCGCATCAGCCACGACGAAGTGGTGCGTTTGACACGCTTGCAAGGATAG
- a CDS encoding type IV pilus twitching motility protein PilT → MAQIDAFFKMLKETGASDLHLASGSQPLLRLNGRLERIKYKVLEAEELKALLYEIAPERLVKTFEETGDLDFAYAAPGIGRLRANYFRQERGISAAFRAIPETVPTLAELGLPAVLAELSMRPKGLVLVTGPTGSGKSTTLAAMVRQANENRRDHIITIEDPIEFVHAPATCLVNQREVGRDTRSFAAALRGALREDPDIILVGEMRDLETIELALEAAETGHLVLSTLHTVSAAKTIDRIIDVFPGDRQAQIRSALSESLSAVISQTLLRRADTPGRVLALELLLANTAVRNLIRENKTFQIPSVMETGKAHGMRLLDESLLELLAGGRIDGTDAWRNAFNKSRFADFAPNLSAREA, encoded by the coding sequence ATGGCCCAGATCGACGCCTTTTTTAAAATGCTCAAGGAAACCGGCGCTTCGGACCTGCATCTGGCCAGCGGCTCCCAGCCGCTGTTGCGCTTAAACGGCCGGCTGGAGCGGATCAAATACAAGGTCCTCGAAGCCGAGGAATTAAAGGCGCTCCTCTACGAGATCGCGCCCGAACGGCTGGTCAAGACCTTCGAGGAGACCGGCGACCTGGACTTCGCCTACGCCGCGCCGGGTATCGGCCGGCTGCGGGCCAACTACTTCCGCCAGGAGCGCGGCATTTCCGCCGCCTTCCGGGCCATCCCCGAGACCGTGCCGACACTGGCCGAACTCGGCCTGCCGGCCGTCCTGGCCGAGCTTTCCATGCGCCCCAAGGGGCTCGTGCTCGTCACCGGCCCCACGGGCTCGGGCAAGTCCACCACGCTTGCCGCCATGGTCCGCCAGGCCAACGAGAACCGGCGCGACCACATCATCACCATCGAGGACCCCATCGAGTTCGTCCACGCCCCGGCCACCTGCCTGGTCAACCAGCGCGAGGTCGGCCGCGACACCCGGTCCTTTGCCGCCGCCCTGCGCGGGGCCCTGCGCGAGGACCCGGACATCATCCTGGTCGGGGAAATGCGCGACCTCGAAACCATCGAGCTGGCCCTGGAGGCGGCCGAAACCGGGCATCTGGTCCTTTCCACCCTGCACACGGTCTCGGCGGCCAAGACCATCGACCGGATCATCGACGTCTTTCCCGGCGACCGGCAGGCGCAGATCCGCTCGGCCCTGTCCGAGTCGCTCTCGGCCGTCATCTCCCAGACGCTTTTGCGCCGGGCCGACACGCCGGGCCGGGTCCTGGCCCTGGAGCTCCTTTTGGCCAACACGGCGGTCCGAAACCTCATCCGCGAGAACAAGACCTTCCAGATCCCGTCAGTCATGGAGACGGGCAAGGCCCATGGCATGCGGCTTCTGGACGAATCCCTGCTGGAGCTTCTGGCCGGGGGCCGCATTGACGGCACCGACGCCTGGCGCAACGCCTTCAACAAATCCCGGTTCGCGGATTTCGCCCCGAACCTGTCCGCCAGGGAGGCGTAA
- a CDS encoding type IV pilus twitching motility protein PilT, protein MPRRILHALTGAALAAAPAASDYLFASGSPPGALVDGAFVPLPALPGVAGALTPRQTETLARGLLGRDARLLADLRIRGSCDAAYAHPAGVRFRANAYRAGDSLGLVLRRLPDAPPPLASLGLPPVFTRMATLAEGLVLVVGATGSGKSTTLSALATAILADRPVHVVTLEDPVESLFPPGRGVVSQRELGTDFPSFADGIRAALRQAPHVILVGEARDRETVDAALGAAETGHLVLATLHTADCAGAVERLLAFFGPSEERLARQRLAGSLRFVAAQRLLPRVGGGRAVSVEVLAATLRTRERILAGKDGSEGFSDILEQGEPYGMVTFDASTAALFAAGTITEETAISRASDRAALARALDTVKAGRGQPVSSITGLTLDLPPPEEDGPGAAGPARGGRP, encoded by the coding sequence GTGCCCCGCCGGATCCTGCACGCCCTCACCGGGGCCGCCCTGGCCGCCGCCCCGGCCGCCTCGGACTACCTGTTCGCGTCCGGGTCCCCGCCGGGGGCGCTCGTCGACGGCGCGTTCGTCCCCTTGCCGGCCCTGCCGGGCGTGGCCGGGGCCCTCACCCCCCGCCAGACCGAAACCCTGGCCCGGGGGCTCCTCGGCCGGGACGCGCGGCTCCTGGCCGACCTGCGGATCCGGGGCAGCTGCGACGCGGCCTACGCCCATCCGGCCGGCGTCCGGTTCCGGGCCAACGCCTACCGGGCCGGGGACAGCCTGGGGCTGGTGCTGCGCCGCCTGCCGGACGCGCCGCCGCCCCTTGCCTCTCTCGGCCTGCCGCCGGTTTTCACCCGCATGGCAACCCTGGCCGAGGGACTGGTCCTGGTGGTCGGGGCCACCGGCTCCGGCAAATCCACCACGCTTTCCGCCCTGGCCACGGCCATCCTGGCCGACCGGCCGGTCCACGTGGTCACCCTGGAGGATCCGGTGGAGAGCCTTTTCCCCCCGGGCCGGGGCGTGGTCAGCCAGCGGGAGCTCGGCACGGATTTCCCGTCCTTTGCCGACGGCATCCGGGCGGCCCTGCGCCAAGCCCCCCACGTCATCCTGGTCGGCGAGGCCCGGGACCGGGAGACGGTGGACGCGGCCCTCGGCGCGGCCGAGACCGGGCACCTCGTCCTGGCCACCCTCCACACCGCCGACTGCGCCGGGGCCGTGGAACGGCTGCTGGCCTTTTTCGGCCCGAGCGAGGAGCGGCTGGCCCGGCAGCGGCTGGCCGGCAGCCTGCGTTTCGTGGCGGCCCAGCGCCTGCTGCCCCGGGTCGGCGGCGGCCGGGCCGTGTCGGTGGAGGTCCTGGCCGCGACACTGCGTACCCGCGAGCGCATCCTCGCGGGAAAAGACGGGAGCGAAGGCTTTTCCGACATCCTGGAGCAGGGCGAGCCCTACGGCATGGTCACCTTCGACGCCTCCACGGCCGCCCTTTTCGCGGCCGGGACCATCACCGAGGAGACGGCCATCAGCCGGGCCTCGGACCGGGCCGCCCTGGCCCGGGCCCTGGACACGGTCAAGGCCGGCCGGGGCCAGCCCGTCTCGTCCATCACCGGCCTGACCCTGGACCTGCCGCCGCCCGAAGAGGACGGACCCGGGGCGGCGGGCCCGGCCCGGGGAGGGCGGCCATGA
- a CDS encoding LytR/AlgR family response regulator transcription factor, with protein sequence MDRITALLVHPDPAVRTALRDGLSGLDFIRVLGEAADAYEASELLRAIPYGLLFCGVDLPGEVGGFELAEALLAAKRRPGLVFIAGDEARAFRAFELGAADYLLWPFTRERFAQTLDRLARYRPAFREAPAPEWRAAGQPSDRTGNDGDDAETEETVQLPLGEDEEDRFLTALRQAWDIRHERPVDIEKLPITLDGRTILLPYTQILFIEAYEDYSFVHTAAKKLLTSYRLKNLEERLRPHRFFRVHRKYLVNLDQVTEIATLPGGNFMLRTAGKTRIELPIGRRRIGELKQILGL encoded by the coding sequence ATGGACCGCATCACCGCCCTGCTCGTCCACCCCGACCCCGCCGTCCGCACCGCCCTGCGGGACGGGCTTTCGGGCCTGGATTTCATCCGGGTCCTCGGCGAGGCCGCCGACGCCTACGAGGCGTCGGAGCTGTTGCGGGCCATTCCCTACGGCCTGCTTTTTTGCGGCGTGGACCTGCCGGGCGAGGTCGGCGGCTTCGAGCTGGCCGAGGCGCTCCTGGCCGCCAAGCGCCGGCCGGGGCTGGTCTTTATCGCCGGGGACGAGGCCCGGGCCTTCCGGGCCTTCGAGCTCGGCGCGGCCGACTATCTGCTGTGGCCCTTTACCCGGGAGCGTTTCGCCCAGACCCTGGACCGGCTGGCCCGCTACCGGCCGGCCTTTCGCGAGGCCCCGGCCCCGGAGTGGCGCGCCGCCGGCCAGCCGTCCGACCGGACCGGCAACGACGGCGACGACGCCGAGACCGAGGAGACGGTGCAACTCCCCCTGGGAGAGGACGAGGAGGACCGGTTCCTGACCGCCCTGCGCCAGGCCTGGGACATCCGCCACGAGCGGCCGGTGGACATCGAAAAGCTGCCCATCACCCTCGACGGCCGCACCATTCTCCTCCCTTACACCCAGATCCTTTTCATTGAGGCCTACGAGGACTATTCCTTTGTGCACACGGCCGCCAAAAAACTCCTCACCTCGTATCGCCTGAAGAACCTGGAAGAGCGCCTGCGGCCCCACCGTTTCTTCCGGGTTCACCGCAAGTACCTGGTCAACCTCGACCAGGTGACGGAAATCGCCACGCTCCCGGGCGGCAACTTCATGCTGCGCACGGCCGGCAAGACCCGCATCGAGCTCCCCATCGGCCGCCGCCGCATCGGCGAACTGAAACAGATTCTGGGGCTGTGA
- the acs gene encoding acetate--CoA ligase yields the protein MTPTGTLDALLVEERVFRPAPATVIEANVKPADLAEAYRLAEADHLAYWEKAALELEWHRKWDAVLDDGKAPFYRWFPGARTNIVHNALDRHVHIWTKNKLALIWEGEAGDCRKFTYFELYREVNRLAGALRALGVSRGDRVCLYMPPIPETVVAMLAAAKIGAVHVFVFAGYSAKFLRERLNDSKARVLVTADGFYRGGRCINLKAVVDEALPGVRGETAETVVVVRRTGDDIDMQEPRDLYYHDLLRQESPEAATEIMEAGDPLFWLHTSGTTGRPKAVVHNHGGYMVGASHTFRTVFDIKPTDIHFCTADPGWITGHTYGVYGPLLTGATVILYEGHPLYPQADRLPTIIERYGATIFYATPTLVRMLMRYGPQYPKKRDLSTLRLLGSVGEPLGPEAWMWFYKHIGRSNCPVLDTWWQTETGMAMISPMPISVLKPGSVGKALPGIAADVVDDKGQAVPPGQGGFLVVKKPWPAMLTTLEGDDAGYARDYWERIPGCYFAGDVARRDEDGYFWIQGRADDVLNIAGHRVGTAEVEAALCAHRLVTEAAVVGLPDKIKGEVAKAFVVAAPEWRAAFADADAFASELRAHVRRELGPIVVIKAVELRDTLPRTRSGKILRRKLRAEELGQALEGGTGEEE from the coding sequence ATGACACCGACCGGAACCCTGGATGCCCTGCTCGTCGAGGAACGGGTGTTTCGGCCGGCCCCGGCCACGGTCATCGAGGCCAACGTCAAGCCGGCCGACCTGGCCGAGGCCTACCGACTGGCCGAGGCCGACCATCTGGCCTACTGGGAGAAGGCCGCCCTGGAACTGGAGTGGCACCGCAAATGGGACGCCGTGCTGGACGACGGGAAGGCCCCCTTTTACCGCTGGTTTCCCGGGGCCCGCACCAACATCGTGCACAACGCCCTGGACCGGCACGTCCACATCTGGACGAAAAACAAGCTGGCGCTGATCTGGGAGGGCGAGGCCGGGGATTGCCGCAAGTTCACCTATTTCGAGCTCTACCGGGAAGTGAACCGCCTGGCCGGGGCACTTCGCGCCCTTGGCGTGTCGCGCGGCGACCGGGTCTGCCTCTACATGCCGCCCATTCCCGAAACGGTCGTGGCCATGCTGGCCGCGGCCAAGATCGGGGCCGTCCACGTCTTCGTCTTTGCCGGCTACTCGGCCAAATTCCTGCGCGAACGCCTAAACGACTCCAAGGCCCGGGTGCTCGTCACGGCCGACGGCTTCTACCGGGGCGGCCGCTGCATCAACCTGAAGGCGGTGGTGGACGAGGCGTTGCCCGGGGTCAGGGGCGAGACGGCCGAGACCGTGGTGGTCGTTCGCCGCACCGGCGACGACATCGACATGCAGGAGCCGCGCGATCTGTATTACCACGACCTCCTGCGCCAGGAGTCGCCCGAGGCGGCGACCGAAATCATGGAGGCCGGGGACCCGCTTTTCTGGCTCCACACCTCCGGCACCACCGGCCGGCCCAAGGCCGTGGTCCACAACCACGGCGGCTACATGGTCGGGGCCAGCCACACCTTCCGCACGGTCTTCGACATCAAACCCACCGACATCCACTTCTGCACCGCCGACCCGGGCTGGATCACCGGCCACACCTACGGCGTCTACGGGCCCCTTCTGACCGGCGCCACGGTCATCCTCTACGAAGGCCACCCGCTCTATCCCCAGGCCGACCGCCTGCCGACCATCATCGAACGCTACGGGGCCACCATCTTCTACGCCACCCCGACCCTTGTCCGCATGCTCATGCGCTACGGGCCCCAGTATCCCAAAAAGCGCGACCTCTCGACCTTGCGCCTCCTTGGCAGCGTGGGCGAGCCGCTCGGGCCCGAGGCCTGGATGTGGTTTTACAAGCACATCGGCCGGTCCAACTGCCCGGTCCTCGACACCTGGTGGCAGACCGAGACCGGCATGGCCATGATTTCCCCCATGCCGATCTCGGTCCTCAAACCCGGGTCCGTGGGCAAGGCCCTGCCCGGCATCGCGGCCGACGTGGTGGACGACAAGGGCCAGGCCGTGCCCCCGGGCCAGGGCGGGTTCCTGGTCGTCAAAAAGCCCTGGCCGGCCATGCTGACCACGCTTGAAGGCGACGACGCCGGCTACGCCAGGGACTATTGGGAGAGGATTCCGGGCTGCTACTTCGCCGGGGACGTGGCCCGGCGCGACGAGGACGGCTATTTCTGGATCCAGGGCCGGGCCGACGATGTGCTCAATATCGCCGGCCACCGCGTGGGCACGGCCGAGGTCGAGGCCGCGCTTTGCGCCCACCGGCTGGTCACGGAAGCGGCGGTCGTCGGGCTGCCGGACAAGATCAAGGGCGAGGTGGCCAAGGCCTTTGTCGTGGCCGCGCCCGAGTGGCGGGCCGCCTTTGCCGACGCCGACGCCTTCGCCTCGGAGCTGCGCGCCCACGTCCGCCGCGAACTCGGCCCCATCGTCGTCATCAAGGCGGTGGAACTGCGCGACACGCTGCCAAGGACAAGGAGCGGCAAGATCCTGCGCCGCAAGCTTCGGGCCGAAGAATTGGGGCAGGCCCTCGAAGGCGGGACGGGCGAGGAGGAGTAG